The Corallococcus silvisoli genome contains the following window.
GAGCACGGTTGCAACATCCTCGACAGCGCGCAGTACGGCGACCCGCAGACGCGGCTGTTCTTCATGCGCGTGCACTTCGCGGATGAGCTGGCGAAGACCGAACCCGCGGCGCTGCGCGAGGCGTTCGCGGTGCTCGCGCCGCGCTTCTCCATGGACTGGCACCTGCATGACGCGGCGGTGAAGCCCCGCATGCTGTTGATGGTCTCGAAGATTGGCCACTGCCTGAACGACCTGCTGTATCGCTACCGCAGCGGCATCCTGCCGGTGGAGATTCCGGCCATCGTGTCCAACCACCGCGACTTCTACCAACTGGCCGCGTCCCACGACATCCCGTTCCATCACCTGCCGGTGACGGCGGAGAACAAGGCCCAGCAGGAGGCGCGGCTGTTGGAGTTGGTGCACGAGCAGCGGGTGGACCTGGTGGTGCTCGCCCGGTACATGCAGATCCTCTCGGCGGAGACGTGCGATGCGCTGCGGGGGCGGCTCATCAACATCCACCATTCGTTCCTGCCCAGCTTCAAGGGGGCTCGGCCCTACCAGCAGGCGTACGACCGGGGCGTGAAGCTGATTGGCGCGACGGCCCACTTCGTCACGGGCGACCTGGACGAGGGACCCATCATCGAACAGGACGTGGAGCGCGTGGACCACACGCTGTCGCCCGAAGCGCTGACGGCCATGGGGCGCGACGTGGAGAGCATGGTGCTGGGCCGCGCGGTGACGTGGTTCGTGCAGCACCGCATCCTGCTCAACGGGCACAAGACCGTCGTGTTCCGCTGAGGCGCTAGCCGTTGGGGCACGCGGCGCCAGCGGTGAGCACGTCCGCGTCGTGGTGCACCCGCACCGCGCCGGATGCTTCCAGGTGGCGAACGAAGAAGGACCCGAAGACCTCCGCGTTGCCGCTCAGGTTGAGCGCGGCCTGGGGCGCGTAGAGGTTGCCGGCGAGCGTGCTGCCGGCGGAGATGTCCAGCGCCTGCGTGCCGGCCACGTAGACGCGCACGCGCGAGGGCAGGGCGGAGGAGCCCAGCGTGAGCTGGCCGGATACGAGGAATCCCCCCGCGAGGAACAGGTCCAGCTCTCCCGGGGGCTGCACGTCCACGGTGAGCGCTTCGAGCAGGTTCACGCCGCCGGGGATGAACAGCGCGGTGCGGCCTCGGAT
Protein-coding sequences here:
- the purU gene encoding formyltetrahydrofolate deformylase, which gives rise to MTERPTQYILTLSCPDQRGIVHAVSGWLAEHGCNILDSAQYGDPQTRLFFMRVHFADELAKTEPAALREAFAVLAPRFSMDWHLHDAAVKPRMLLMVSKIGHCLNDLLYRYRSGILPVEIPAIVSNHRDFYQLAASHDIPFHHLPVTAENKAQQEARLLELVHEQRVDLVVLARYMQILSAETCDALRGRLINIHHSFLPSFKGARPYQQAYDRGVKLIGATAHFVTGDLDEGPIIEQDVERVDHTLSPEALTAMGRDVESMVLGRAVTWFVQHRILLNGHKTVVFR